A stretch of Allostreptomyces psammosilenae DNA encodes these proteins:
- the murA gene encoding UDP-N-acetylglucosamine 1-carboxyvinyltransferase: MERFRILGGARLSGRVPVTGAKNSALKLMAASLLAEGPSRLRNVPRILDVEIMAELLRRLGCRVEPEWEAADVGSLLVDVPAAPGTEADYDLVRRMRASICVLGPLLARRGEVRVARPGGDAIGSRGLDMHVSGLVQLGAEVEHEHGYLIARAPRGLTGARVTLDFPSVGATENILMAAVLADGTTVIDNAAREPEIVDLCEMLAEMGAKVGGAGTHTIEVRGVDGLSPVEHVTVPDRIVAGTFAVAAAMTRGDVTVLRARPDHLEIPLDRLAQAGATVTAVPDGFRVVMEGRPAAVDVATLPYPGFATDLQPQFAALNAIAEGTAMVTENIFEARFVFLQELARLGADVQADGHHAVVRGRERLSGAPVQATDVRAGAGLVLAGLVAEGVTLVSDIHHVDRGYAGFTERLRALGAEIVREPEESPAGADAVLSQPEGVALSARQELPVPVAESTVLSQAEGAVRSSAEGAAVARPASPDEEEAPRPRA; encoded by the coding sequence ATGGAGCGGTTCCGGATTCTCGGTGGGGCCCGGCTGTCCGGGCGTGTCCCGGTGACCGGCGCGAAGAACAGCGCGCTGAAGCTGATGGCCGCTTCGCTGCTGGCGGAGGGGCCGTCACGGCTGCGCAACGTGCCGCGCATCCTCGACGTGGAGATCATGGCCGAGCTGCTGCGCCGGCTCGGCTGCCGGGTCGAACCCGAGTGGGAGGCGGCGGACGTCGGCTCCCTCCTGGTGGACGTGCCCGCAGCGCCCGGCACGGAGGCCGACTACGACCTGGTGCGCCGGATGCGCGCCTCGATCTGTGTGCTGGGCCCGCTGCTGGCCCGGCGCGGCGAGGTCCGGGTGGCCCGGCCCGGCGGCGACGCCATCGGCTCGCGCGGGCTGGACATGCACGTCAGCGGGCTGGTGCAGCTGGGCGCGGAGGTGGAGCACGAGCACGGCTACCTGATCGCCCGGGCGCCCCGGGGGCTGACCGGCGCCCGCGTCACGCTGGACTTCCCCAGCGTGGGGGCCACCGAGAACATCCTGATGGCGGCGGTGCTGGCCGACGGCACCACGGTGATCGACAACGCGGCGCGCGAGCCGGAGATCGTCGACCTGTGCGAGATGCTGGCCGAGATGGGCGCCAAGGTGGGCGGCGCCGGCACCCACACCATCGAGGTGCGCGGCGTGGACGGCCTCTCCCCGGTGGAGCACGTCACGGTGCCGGACCGGATCGTCGCGGGGACCTTCGCCGTCGCCGCCGCGATGACCCGGGGGGACGTGACCGTGCTGCGTGCCCGCCCGGACCACCTGGAGATCCCGCTGGACCGGCTGGCGCAGGCCGGGGCCACGGTGACGGCCGTCCCGGACGGCTTCCGGGTGGTGATGGAGGGTCGCCCCGCCGCCGTGGACGTGGCGACGCTGCCCTACCCCGGCTTCGCCACCGACCTGCAACCGCAGTTCGCGGCGCTCAACGCGATCGCCGAGGGCACGGCGATGGTGACCGAGAACATCTTCGAGGCGCGGTTCGTCTTCCTCCAGGAGCTGGCCCGGCTGGGCGCGGACGTGCAGGCGGACGGGCACCACGCGGTGGTGCGCGGCAGGGAGCGGCTCTCCGGCGCGCCGGTGCAGGCGACCGACGTGCGGGCCGGCGCGGGGCTGGTGCTGGCCGGGCTGGTCGCCGAGGGGGTGACGCTGGTCAGCGACATCCACCACGTGGACCGCGGCTACGCCGGCTTCACCGAGCGGCTGCGCGCGCTCGGCGCGGAGATCGTGCGGGAGCCGGAGGAGTCGCCGGCTGGCGCGGACGCCGTGCTCTCCCAGCCGGAGGGCGTCGCGCTGTCGGCCCGTCAGGAGCTGCCGGTGCCGGTGGCCGAGAGCACCGTGCTCTCCCAGGCCGAGGGCGCGGTGCGGTCGTCGGCCGAGGGCGCCGCGGTGGCCCGCCCGGCCTCCCCGGACGAGGAGGAGGCGCCCCGCCCGAGGGCCTGA
- a CDS encoding serine hydrolase domain-containing protein, which translates to MSHATAIQGTVAEGFERVREEFAAVAADEADPGAQLAVYLHGRQVVDLWAGDGVSGSSLHALFSSGKGAAHLVVALLVQDGVLDLDATVASYWPEFAAEGKGELTLRDLLAHRAGLIGVDGGFSTAELADDRLIARRLATQRPYWRPGTAYGYHAFVIGALTGEVVRRVTGRSLQQVYEERVRAPYGLDFHLGLPEALEPRYVPVRPLPARDRAAAGAGAPAPDSLTGIAFNLNAAEPTDLADFANTRAVRALGPSSSGSVGNARGLARMYAAVISEVDGRAPLLRPDTLAEFTRPHGGGGVDLVTGERDHFLLGFEAQGVRYPFLGPDAFGHSGAVGAQSFADPRSGVAYGYTRRRFSLGGGGGAAENHRLAAAVLRAATDRP; encoded by the coding sequence ATGTCGCACGCCACCGCGATCCAGGGCACCGTCGCCGAAGGCTTCGAACGGGTCCGGGAGGAGTTCGCGGCCGTCGCCGCCGACGAGGCCGACCCGGGCGCCCAGCTCGCCGTCTACCTGCACGGACGGCAGGTCGTCGACCTGTGGGCCGGCGACGGCGTCTCCGGCTCCTCCCTGCACGCCCTGTTCTCCTCCGGCAAGGGCGCGGCCCACCTCGTCGTGGCGCTGCTGGTGCAGGACGGCGTGCTGGACCTGGACGCCACGGTCGCCTCCTACTGGCCGGAGTTCGCCGCCGAGGGCAAGGGCGAGCTCACCCTGCGGGACCTGCTGGCCCACCGCGCCGGGCTGATCGGCGTGGACGGCGGGTTCAGCACCGCCGAACTGGCCGACGACCGCCTGATCGCACGGCGCCTGGCCACCCAGCGGCCGTACTGGCGGCCGGGCACCGCCTACGGCTACCACGCGTTCGTGATCGGCGCGCTCACCGGCGAGGTGGTGCGCCGGGTGACCGGGCGGTCCCTCCAGCAGGTCTACGAGGAGCGCGTCCGCGCCCCGTACGGGCTGGACTTCCACCTCGGCCTGCCGGAAGCGCTCGAACCGCGCTACGTCCCGGTCCGGCCGCTGCCCGCGCGGGACCGCGCCGCCGCCGGGGCCGGCGCACCGGCCCCGGACAGCCTGACCGGCATCGCCTTCAACCTCAACGCCGCCGAGCCCACCGACCTGGCCGACTTCGCCAACACCCGCGCCGTCCGCGCCCTGGGCCCGTCCTCCTCCGGCAGCGTCGGCAACGCCCGCGGCCTGGCCCGGATGTACGCCGCGGTGATCAGCGAGGTGGACGGCCGGGCACCGCTGCTGCGTCCCGACACCCTCGCCGAGTTCACCCGGCCGCACGGGGGCGGCGGCGTCGACCTGGTCACCGGCGAACGCGACCACTTCCTGCTGGGCTTCGAGGCGCAGGGGGTCCGCTACCCCTTCCTGGGCCCGGACGCCTTCGGCCACAGCGGCGCGGTCGGCGCCCAGTCCTTCGCCGACCCGCGCAGCGGCGTCGCCTACGGCTACACCCGCCGCCGCTTCTCCCTCGGCGGCGGGGGCGGAGCCGCCGAGAACCACCGCCTCGCCGCGGCGGTGCTGCGCGCCGCCACCGACCGGCCGTAG
- a CDS encoding UTP--glucose-1-phosphate uridylyltransferase, giving the protein MATTIRRAVIPAAGLGSRLLPLTKATPKEMLPVGDKPVIEHTVRELVASGITDITIVVSGGKSLIQDHFRPNPGLVAQLRADGKTAYADAVEEVAELSRRGHITYLDQHGPYGNGTPVLNAARNFGDEPMLVLWPDDVFVAEVPRAQQLIRAYEATSCPVLALMPMDPADSQRYGVPVVKEDLDDGLLRITGLVEKPKPQDAPSAFAAIGGYVITPGIIDELREQTKRWYEHRTGEVYLTDAINAYAASRAVYGQVIQGRWYDTGNPADYLIAQFASALAHPEYGPILRRLARDLDDQAQVGHQA; this is encoded by the coding sequence ATGGCTACGACGATTCGCAGGGCAGTGATTCCGGCCGCCGGGCTGGGCTCCCGCCTCCTGCCACTGACCAAGGCGACGCCCAAGGAGATGTTGCCGGTCGGCGACAAGCCGGTGATCGAGCACACCGTGCGCGAGCTGGTGGCGTCCGGCATCACGGACATCACCATCGTGGTCTCCGGCGGGAAGTCGCTGATCCAGGACCACTTCCGGCCCAACCCCGGCCTGGTGGCGCAGCTGCGGGCGGACGGCAAGACGGCGTACGCCGACGCCGTGGAGGAGGTCGCCGAGCTCTCCCGCCGCGGCCACATCACCTACCTGGACCAGCACGGGCCGTACGGCAACGGCACCCCCGTGCTCAACGCGGCCCGCAACTTCGGCGACGAGCCGATGCTGGTGCTGTGGCCGGACGACGTGTTCGTGGCCGAGGTGCCCCGCGCGCAGCAGCTGATCCGCGCCTACGAGGCGACCAGCTGCCCGGTGCTCGCCCTGATGCCGATGGACCCGGCCGACTCCCAGCGCTACGGCGTGCCGGTGGTCAAGGAGGACCTGGACGACGGCCTGCTGCGGATCACCGGCCTGGTCGAGAAGCCCAAGCCGCAGGACGCCCCGTCCGCGTTCGCCGCCATCGGCGGCTACGTCATCACCCCCGGGATCATCGACGAGCTGCGCGAGCAGACCAAGCGCTGGTACGAGCACCGCACCGGCGAGGTCTACCTGACCGACGCCATCAACGCCTACGCGGCCAGCCGCGCCGTGTACGGCCAGGTCATCCAGGGGCGCTGGTACGACACCGGCAACCCGGCCGACTACCTCATCGCCCAGTTCGCCTCCGCCCTCGCGCACCCCGAGTACGGCCCCATCCTCCGCCGACTCGCCCGCGACCTCGACGACCAGGCCCAGGTCGGCCACCAGGCCTAG
- a CDS encoding SAM-dependent methyltransferase translates to MAHDAPSQQVPPHTATAPTGIDTSIAHPARVYDYWLGGKDNFASDREVAEKVIAALPEAKPFAQANRAFLGHAVRHVAERGIRQYLDIGPGLPTANNTHEVARSVVPDAQVVYVDNDPIVLTHARALLEQDASAGRTTVLPGDLRRPEEFLEAPELRAALDFDQPVAVLMVAVLHFLADSDEPHRIVEGITRLLAPGSVVVISHATVDGMDPEVARQGLAGYRATAPMVPRPKEEVARFFDGLEVLPPGIVRTHAWRPGTAEQEIDGYPGWAAIGSVPQR, encoded by the coding sequence GTGGCCCACGACGCCCCGTCCCAGCAGGTCCCGCCGCACACCGCCACGGCCCCGACCGGCATCGACACCAGCATCGCCCACCCGGCCCGCGTCTACGACTACTGGCTGGGCGGCAAGGACAACTTCGCCTCCGACCGCGAGGTGGCCGAGAAGGTCATCGCCGCGCTGCCCGAGGCGAAGCCGTTCGCCCAGGCCAACCGGGCCTTCCTCGGTCACGCCGTGCGCCACGTGGCCGAGCGCGGCATCCGCCAGTACCTCGACATCGGCCCCGGGCTGCCGACCGCCAACAACACCCACGAGGTCGCCCGCTCGGTCGTCCCGGACGCCCAGGTGGTGTACGTCGACAACGACCCGATCGTCCTGACGCACGCCCGCGCGCTGCTGGAGCAGGACGCCAGCGCGGGCCGGACCACCGTCCTGCCCGGCGACCTGCGCCGCCCCGAGGAGTTCCTGGAGGCGCCCGAACTGCGCGCGGCGCTGGACTTCGACCAGCCGGTGGCCGTGCTGATGGTCGCCGTGCTGCACTTCCTCGCCGACTCCGACGAGCCGCACCGGATCGTCGAGGGCATCACCCGGCTCCTGGCGCCCGGGAGCGTCGTGGTGATCTCGCACGCCACCGTCGACGGCATGGACCCGGAGGTCGCCCGGCAGGGCCTGGCCGGATACCGGGCCACGGCGCCGATGGTGCCGAGGCCGAAGGAGGAGGTCGCCCGCTTCTTCGACGGCCTGGAGGTCCTCCCGCCCGGCATCGTCCGCACCCACGCCTGGCGCCCCGGAACCGCCGAGCAGGAGATCGACGGCTACCCGGGCTGGGCCGCCATCGGCAGCGTGCCGCAGCGCTGA
- a CDS encoding RlpA-like double-psi beta-barrel domain-containing protein, translating into MACSNTYLWRGETTWFCCGSAWGPCGSAGGGACGNCRSSANHGAWPNASAACWDITRPDLCGENIPRRGCGSVMNVRHQCTGATVCITITDCGPRTHSWCGEATCCNGTCRTNRVLDLTPAAFSAIGSLSSGMLPVWIYE; encoded by the coding sequence ATGGCATGCAGCAACACCTACCTCTGGAGAGGCGAGACCACCTGGTTCTGCTGCGGCAGCGCCTGGGGGCCCTGCGGCAGCGCCGGCGGCGGCGCCTGCGGCAACTGCCGCTCCAGCGCCAACCACGGCGCCTGGCCCAACGCCTCCGCCGCCTGCTGGGACATCACCCGCCCCGACCTCTGCGGGGAGAACATCCCCCGCCGGGGCTGCGGCTCGGTGATGAACGTCCGGCACCAGTGCACCGGCGCCACCGTGTGCATCACCATCACCGACTGCGGCCCGCGCACCCACAGCTGGTGCGGCGAGGCCACCTGCTGCAACGGCACCTGCCGCACCAACCGGGTCCTCGACCTGACGCCCGCGGCGTTCTCCGCCATCGGCAGCCTCAGCTCCGGCATGCTGCCCGTCTGGATCTACGAGTGA
- a CDS encoding cell wall protein, producing the protein MSQHSDPRARGPVDRRRFLTSAALGGATIVGASALGGLDPDAAFAAPTPSLDPAVAETSFAEGRVAGRNGSVLEVAGSYGESHRIQLTNATSIWKVHPTTADAIEPGDGLYARGVAMPDGTIAADAVWVNIVNLACTIRGIGRDRLELAHGGHPVTGRVSPGVTAASYAGAALTSDLSRLRVGQAAQVLGAWRPKDDTVDVVRVSVGH; encoded by the coding sequence ATGAGCCAGCACAGCGACCCCCGCGCCCGGGGACCGGTCGACCGGCGGCGCTTCCTCACCAGTGCCGCGCTCGGCGGCGCCACCATCGTCGGCGCCTCGGCGCTCGGCGGCCTCGACCCGGACGCCGCCTTCGCCGCACCCACCCCCTCCCTCGACCCCGCCGTCGCCGAGACCTCCTTCGCCGAGGGACGCGTCGCCGGCCGGAACGGCAGCGTGCTGGAGGTGGCCGGCTCCTACGGGGAGAGCCACCGCATCCAGCTCACCAACGCCACCAGCATCTGGAAGGTCCACCCCACCACCGCCGACGCCATCGAACCCGGTGACGGCCTCTACGCCCGCGGCGTCGCCATGCCCGACGGCACCATCGCCGCCGACGCCGTCTGGGTGAACATCGTCAATCTGGCCTGCACCATCCGCGGCATCGGCCGGGACCGCCTGGAGCTGGCGCACGGCGGCCACCCGGTCACCGGCCGGGTCTCCCCGGGAGTCACCGCCGCCTCCTACGCCGGCGCGGCCCTCACCTCCGACCTGTCCCGGCTGCGCGTCGGCCAGGCGGCGCAGGTCCTCGGGGCGTGGCGGCCGAAGGACGACACGGTCGACGTCGTCCGCGTCTCGGTCGGCCACTGA
- a CDS encoding MauE/DoxX family redox-associated membrane protein yields MVSLTVSMIPLLLGAVLCWSGAPKLFDRAAERRVAGTAVERMLGTGRAVPALRAVGAAELAVAAGLLVAPGPLSGAAATLLGTGFVGYLGHARATVPESSCGCTARDDAPIGTRAFLRAGAVVAAGVAATAAGTPWWQAGVDRPAAALGVLLAGAAVAALLFTETDRWLLPLRRWRLRTFGSPLERDGVEAPVPVQASVELLERSLAWEAASGAVRSGLLDSWDEDGWRFLQYAGQATGPAAGQATERSPGDATGRSPGQEGRPVWVLFALDARATLDTVGRPAVRVTVIDQDSGEVLPGALADVSTRTPLPLVS; encoded by the coding sequence ATGGTCTCGCTGACCGTGAGCATGATCCCCCTCCTGCTCGGCGCGGTGCTCTGCTGGTCCGGCGCACCCAAGCTGTTCGACCGCGCCGCCGAACGACGGGTGGCCGGCACGGCCGTGGAACGCATGCTCGGCACCGGACGCGCGGTGCCGGCGCTGCGCGCCGTCGGCGCCGCCGAACTCGCCGTCGCCGCGGGACTGCTCGTCGCGCCGGGGCCCCTCTCCGGCGCGGCGGCGACACTCCTCGGCACCGGGTTCGTCGGCTACCTCGGCCACGCCCGGGCCACCGTGCCGGAGTCGTCCTGCGGCTGCACCGCCCGGGACGACGCCCCCATCGGGACGCGCGCCTTCCTGCGCGCCGGAGCGGTGGTGGCCGCCGGCGTCGCGGCGACCGCCGCCGGAACGCCGTGGTGGCAGGCCGGCGTGGACCGGCCGGCGGCCGCCCTCGGCGTGCTGCTGGCCGGAGCGGCCGTCGCGGCCCTGCTGTTCACCGAGACGGACCGCTGGCTGCTGCCGCTGCGCCGATGGCGGCTGCGGACCTTCGGCAGTCCGCTGGAGCGGGACGGCGTGGAGGCGCCGGTGCCCGTCCAGGCGTCGGTGGAACTGCTGGAACGCTCGCTGGCCTGGGAGGCGGCCTCCGGCGCGGTCCGCTCGGGCCTGCTGGACTCCTGGGACGAGGACGGCTGGCGCTTCCTCCAGTACGCCGGGCAGGCCACCGGGCCCGCCGCGGGGCAGGCCACCGAGCGGTCCCCCGGGGACGCCACCGGGCGCTCCCCCGGGCAGGAGGGTCGGCCGGTGTGGGTGCTCTTCGCCCTGGACGCCCGCGCCACCCTGGACACCGTGGGGCGGCCCGCCGTGCGGGTGACCGTGATCGACCAGGACAGCGGGGAGGTGCTGCCAGGGGCCCTCGCCGACGTCTCCACCCGGACACCCCTCCCGCTCGTGTCCTGA
- a CDS encoding ABC transporter permease, whose protein sequence is MTDVLASEWLKIRSLQSSQAILGVVIASVLMMPALTWYNVSVWDGLPPERQAQFDGSSPVEALAMLLQITVAVFGVLTVTSEYGSGMIRTSVVAVPRRRTLLGAKAVVVAVSTTVAGQLSVFVVYFVCRWIVGDRPHEWAERPVAEALPHLLASGLMLTVVGLVALGLGTLLRSTAGGVGAVVALLVVVPGLANVFSEPWNERVASVMLSRLAGQLAGEEGAGVLSPLGALAVLLGYLLLVLGGALHRFARRDV, encoded by the coding sequence GTGACCGATGTCCTCGCCTCGGAGTGGTTGAAGATCCGCTCCCTGCAGTCCTCCCAGGCCATCCTGGGCGTCGTCATCGCCTCGGTGCTGATGATGCCCGCGCTGACCTGGTACAACGTCTCGGTCTGGGACGGCCTCCCGCCGGAGCGGCAGGCGCAGTTCGACGGCTCCTCGCCGGTGGAGGCGCTGGCGATGCTGCTGCAGATCACCGTGGCGGTGTTCGGGGTGCTGACGGTGACCTCCGAGTACGGCAGCGGGATGATCCGCACCTCCGTGGTGGCCGTGCCGCGCCGGCGGACGCTGCTCGGGGCGAAGGCCGTGGTGGTGGCGGTGAGCACGACGGTCGCGGGGCAGCTCAGCGTGTTCGTCGTGTACTTCGTCTGCCGCTGGATCGTCGGGGACCGCCCGCACGAGTGGGCGGAGCGGCCGGTGGCGGAGGCCCTCCCCCACCTGCTCGCCTCCGGGCTGATGTTGACGGTGGTCGGCCTGGTGGCTCTGGGGCTGGGCACACTGCTGCGGTCCACGGCCGGTGGGGTGGGCGCGGTGGTGGCGTTGCTGGTGGTGGTGCCGGGGCTGGCGAACGTGTTCTCCGAGCCGTGGAACGAGCGGGTGGCCTCGGTGATGCTGTCGCGCCTGGCCGGGCAGCTCGCCGGGGAGGAGGGCGCGGGGGTGCTGTCGCCGCTGGGGGCGCTGGCCGTGCTGCTCGGTTATCTGCTGCTCGTGCTCGGCGGCGCGCTGCACCGCTTCGCCCGGCGTGATGTCTGA
- a CDS encoding ABC transporter ATP-binding protein produces the protein MIEVEQLTKRYAGTVAVDRLSFQVRPGHVTGFLGPNGSGKSTTMRMILGLDAPTSGRALVNGRPYPSLTRPMHQVGALLDAGAAHGGRSALDHLHCLARSNGIGLARVASVLEQVGLAGVARRQVGEFSLGMRQRLGIAAALLGDPGVLLFDEPINGLDPEGIRWIRELLRALAAQGRTVLVSSHLMSEMALTADRLVIVGRGRLIADTSVAELADRFRTGVLVRSPRAERLAGLLRAAGATVVPEPGRPAGGDALSVTGLDAPRIGELAAREGVALHELTPRSASLEEAYLRLTADSVQYRADLLEHPAPPPAATAAPTAPSAVPAPAPGRGVR, from the coding sequence GTGATCGAAGTGGAGCAACTGACCAAACGCTACGCGGGCACCGTCGCGGTGGACCGCCTCTCCTTCCAGGTGCGCCCAGGACACGTCACCGGCTTCCTGGGGCCCAACGGCTCGGGCAAGTCCACCACCATGCGGATGATCCTCGGCCTGGACGCGCCGACCTCCGGGCGGGCGCTGGTGAACGGCCGCCCCTACCCGTCCCTGACCCGCCCGATGCACCAGGTGGGCGCGCTGCTGGACGCCGGTGCCGCGCACGGTGGGCGCAGCGCGCTGGACCATCTGCACTGCCTGGCGCGGTCCAACGGCATCGGCCTGGCGCGGGTGGCGTCGGTGCTGGAGCAGGTGGGGCTGGCCGGAGTCGCCCGCCGTCAGGTCGGCGAGTTCTCGCTGGGCATGCGGCAGCGGCTCGGCATCGCGGCGGCGCTGCTCGGCGACCCGGGCGTGCTGCTGTTCGACGAGCCGATCAACGGGCTGGACCCGGAGGGCATCCGCTGGATCCGGGAACTGCTGCGGGCGCTGGCGGCGCAGGGGCGCACCGTGCTGGTCTCCAGCCACCTGATGAGCGAGATGGCGCTGACCGCGGACCGGTTGGTGATCGTGGGCCGGGGCCGGCTGATCGCGGACACGTCCGTGGCGGAGCTGGCGGACCGCTTCCGTACCGGCGTGCTGGTGCGCTCGCCGCGCGCGGAGCGGCTGGCCGGCCTGCTGCGGGCGGCCGGGGCGACGGTGGTGCCCGAGCCGGGGCGGCCGGCCGGGGGCGACGCGCTGTCCGTCACCGGGCTGGACGCGCCGCGAATAGGTGAGCTGGCGGCGCGGGAGGGCGTCGCACTGCACGAACTGACACCGCGCAGCGCCTCGCTGGAGGAGGCGTACCTGCGGTTGACCGCGGACAGCGTGCAGTACCGGGCCGACCTTCTGGAGCACCCCGCGCCGCCTCCCGCCGCCACCGCCGCCCCCACCGCTCCCTCTGCCGTTCCCGCTCCCGCTCCGGGAAGGGGCGTCCGGTGA
- a CDS encoding sensor histidine kinase — protein MDVRRPGAADDRTDAAAGGAGAVARAAVGAGGSGAGVGACVPGGERLSRRRLVALDGLAAAGYLAVFSLLPIRQTPPLVAGSPPVELAAWGEFAVMAAMAAPLAARRLWPRSVFAVVLAASLLSVYLGVVRDSFVAAAFALYPVAVAPRGDRPRVPTRVVGGFAAAGLVGMAVAGPATPFGWAAYTVAQLVVGVVALAAAWTVGSAVRERRAHAARSAEQLASRAVAEERLRIARELHDVVAHSMSVITVKAAIGNHVFAARPEEARDALRVIETTSRQALTEMRAMLGVLRATGGAGGAGGTGGGVAGGAPDTSDPARGAPDGPEPADLAPSPGLAGLPALAERAAMVGVRVGLEVSGADGLPEGLELAVYRIVQEAVTNVVRHAAPASCRVVVRGDGSGVRIEVTDDGPGTRLLPAAAGHEQEPGHGLIGMRERVMMYGGDFSAGPGPRGGFRVRAHLPYAAPKAGTEAGTNAAVSVTTAGGDDG, from the coding sequence GTGGACGTGAGAAGGCCCGGAGCCGCCGACGACAGGACCGACGCCGCCGCTGGCGGCGCCGGTGCCGTCGCCCGTGCCGCCGTCGGTGCCGGCGGCTCCGGTGCCGGCGTGGGCGCCTGCGTGCCCGGTGGTGAGCGGCTGAGCCGGCGTCGCCTGGTCGCGCTCGACGGCCTGGCGGCGGCCGGGTACCTCGCCGTCTTCTCCCTGCTGCCGATCCGGCAGACGCCGCCGCTGGTGGCCGGTTCGCCGCCCGTCGAGCTGGCGGCCTGGGGCGAGTTCGCGGTGATGGCCGCGATGGCGGCCCCGCTGGCCGCGCGCCGGCTGTGGCCGCGCTCGGTGTTCGCCGTGGTGCTGGCGGCCTCCCTGCTGTCGGTGTACCTCGGCGTGGTGCGGGACTCCTTCGTGGCGGCGGCCTTCGCGCTCTACCCGGTGGCGGTCGCGCCCCGGGGCGACCGGCCCCGGGTGCCCACCCGGGTGGTCGGCGGCTTCGCGGCGGCCGGTCTGGTCGGGATGGCCGTCGCCGGGCCGGCCACCCCCTTCGGCTGGGCGGCCTACACCGTTGCCCAGCTGGTGGTCGGGGTGGTGGCGCTGGCCGCCGCCTGGACGGTCGGCTCCGCCGTGCGGGAGCGCCGGGCGCACGCGGCGCGTTCGGCCGAGCAACTGGCCAGCCGCGCGGTGGCGGAGGAACGACTGCGCATCGCCCGGGAGCTGCACGACGTGGTGGCGCACAGCATGAGCGTGATCACGGTCAAGGCCGCCATCGGCAACCACGTGTTCGCGGCCCGCCCGGAGGAGGCCCGCGACGCGCTGCGCGTCATCGAGACGACCAGCCGGCAGGCGCTCACCGAGATGCGCGCCATGCTCGGGGTGCTGCGGGCCACCGGCGGTGCCGGTGGGGCCGGTGGCACCGGTGGGGGCGTCGCGGGCGGCGCCCCCGACACCTCCGATCCGGCCCGGGGCGCACCGGACGGGCCGGAGCCGGCGGACCTCGCCCCCTCGCCCGGCCTGGCCGGCCTGCCCGCGCTCGCCGAGCGGGCCGCCATGGTCGGGGTGCGGGTCGGGCTGGAGGTCTCCGGGGCGGACGGGCTGCCGGAGGGCCTGGAGCTGGCGGTCTACCGGATCGTGCAGGAGGCCGTGACCAACGTCGTCCGGCACGCCGCCCCGGCGAGCTGCCGGGTCGTCGTCCGCGGGGACGGGAGCGGGGTGCGGATCGAGGTCACCGACGACGGGCCGGGCACGCGCCTGCTGCCGGCCGCCGCGGGGCACGAGCAGGAACCGGGCCACGGGCTGATCGGCATGCGGGAGCGGGTGATGATGTACGGCGGCGACTTCAGCGCCGGGCCGGGCCCCCGGGGCGGCTTCCGGGTCCGTGCCCACCTGCCCTACGCGGCCCCGAAGGCCGGCACGGAGGCCGGCACGAACGCCGCCGTTAGTGTGACGACCGCCGGGGGAGATGACGGGTGA
- a CDS encoding response regulator, protein MHAPFHEPVRERGSGPIRVLVADDQALLRGSFRVLLETSPGLVVVGEAGTGAQAVELARRERPDVVLMDVRMPEMDGIEATRRIRSAPETAAVSVLILTTFDLDAYVYAALRAGASGFLLKDTPPADLLAAIGVVASGEALLAPTVTRRLIAEFARLPEPGRPLGRELDGTTEREREVLTLIARGLSNTEIAEHLHLSPATVKTHVGHLLTKLQARDRTQLVIAAYESGLVTAAHRPGR, encoded by the coding sequence GTGCACGCACCGTTCCACGAACCGGTCCGTGAGCGCGGCAGCGGGCCGATCCGCGTGCTGGTCGCGGACGACCAGGCGCTGCTGCGGGGCAGCTTCCGCGTGCTGCTGGAGACCTCGCCCGGCCTGGTGGTGGTCGGCGAGGCGGGCACCGGGGCGCAGGCCGTGGAGCTGGCCCGCCGGGAGCGCCCGGACGTGGTGCTGATGGACGTGCGCATGCCCGAGATGGACGGCATCGAGGCCACCCGGCGGATCCGTTCCGCCCCCGAGACGGCCGCCGTCTCCGTGCTCATCCTCACCACCTTCGACCTCGACGCCTACGTGTACGCGGCGCTGCGCGCCGGCGCCAGCGGCTTCCTGCTGAAGGACACCCCGCCGGCGGACCTGCTCGCCGCCATCGGCGTGGTGGCCTCCGGCGAGGCGCTGCTGGCCCCGACGGTGACCCGGCGTCTGATCGCGGAGTTCGCCCGGCTGCCCGAGCCGGGCCGGCCGCTCGGCCGGGAGCTGGACGGGACCACCGAGCGGGAGCGGGAGGTGCTGACGCTCATCGCCCGCGGCCTGTCCAACACGGAGATCGCCGAGCACCTGCACCTCAGCCCGGCCACGGTGAAGACCCATGTGGGGCACCTGCTCACCAAGCTCCAGGCCCGGGACCGCACCCAACTGGTGATCGCCGCCTACGAGTCGGGCCTCGTCACGGCTGCGCACCGGCCAGGGCGGTGA